The Tenebrio molitor chromosome 5, icTenMoli1.1, whole genome shotgun sequence genome has a segment encoding these proteins:
- the Polr3B gene encoding DNA-directed RNA polymerase III subunit RPC2: MECDDPALLKKPIKEIEEKWKLVPAFLKVKGLVKQHIDSFNYFINADIKKIVEANNKLVCDADPLFYVKYTNVYVGRPDVDEGFNISKPTTPHECRLRDMTYSAPISVDIEYTRGTQRVSKAGLMIGRMPIMLRSSNCVLSNKSEYELAKMNECPLDPGGYFVVKGQEKVILIQEQLSRNRMIVEESKFGMQCTVTSSTHEKKSKTNVLCKANKYYLTHNSLTDPIPVSIIFKAMDVASDKEICELIGATDISKLTPTLEECHSLKIYTQMAALKYVGSKLVAKRYVTSASKLKTPTDEARDVLATTILAHVAVEDYNFRLKAIYLGVMVRRVMDAQEDNKFLDDKDYYGNKRLELAGSLLSLMFEDVFKRFNWELKSIAEKTIPKIRATQFDVVKYMRSDLITNCLVYAISTGNWTIKRFRMERLGVTQVLSRLSYISALGMMTRVNSQFEKTRKVSGPRSLQPSQWGMLCPSDTPEGEACGLVKNLALMTHITTEVDEYPLIRLVNNAGVVDINMSSGSAIHSPDNFLVMLNGNILGTIRDYKRLLRTFRTFRRSGYISPYVSIYPSFLHRCVYISSDGGRLCRPYIIVEKGRPLVTQQHIVELEKGIRSFEDFIHDGLIEFLDVNEENDSYIACYEKDIKPKMTHMEIATFTLLGVCAGLVPYPHHNQSPRNTYQCAMGKQAMGTIGYNQKNRMDTLMYNLVYPQAPMVKTKSIELTNFDKLPAGQNATVAVMSYSGFDIEDALVINKASIDRGFGRCLVYKNSKCTMKRYANQTFDRIQGPLIDTTTNAPLWKHGVLDSDGIVAPGELVKNKQVLVNKSVPSVSTVPGSQTTSVEYKDTPISYRNNEPSYVEKVMVSTNEEDTTIIKILLRQTRRPEIGDKFSSRHGQKGVVGLVVEQEDMPFNEHGICPDIIMNPHGFPSRMTVGKLIELLAGKAGVVEGKFHYGTAFGGSTVSEVSEELANHGFRYDGKDIFYSGLTGEPLEAYIYSGPVYYQKLKHMVQDKIHARGRGPRAVLTRQPTEGRSRDGGLRLGEMERDCLIGYGASMMLVERLMVSSDQCEVDVCNQCGRLGYCGWCNSCKSSAQVSSITMPYACKLLLTELQAMNITARLTLNHYCE; the protein is encoded by the exons ATGGAGTGTGACGATCCTGCCCTCTTGAAAAAACCCATCAAAGAAATCGAA GAAAAATGGAAATTGGTACCTGCTTTCCTGAAAGTGAAGGGTCTCGTGAAACAACACATCGACTCCTTCAACTATTTTATAAACGccgacataaaaaaaatcgtcgaAGCTAATAACAAGCTAGTGTGCGATGCAGATCCCTTGTTCTATGTAaa GTACACTAATGTTTATGTCGGGAGACCAGATGTAGATGAAGGCTTCAACATTAGCAAACCTACAACCCCACATGAGTGCCGGTTGAGGGACATGACATACTCTGCACCAATTTCTGTTGATATTGAGTACACAAGAGGGACTCAACGCGTCTCCAAAGCGGGCCTCATGATAGGCAG GATGCCCATAATGCTGCGCTCATCGAACTGCGTCTTAAGTAACAAATCTGAATACGAACTCGCTAAAATGAACGAATGTCCGTTAGATCCCGGCGGTTATTTTGTGGTCAAGGGTCaagaaaaagtaattttaattcaagaACAGCTATCTAGAAACAGAATGATAGTAGAGGAGTCAAAATTTGGGATGCAGTGTACAGTTACAAGCTCCACACACGAGAAAAAGTCAAAAACTAACGTGCTCTGCAAGGCGAACAAGTATTACCTCACCCACAACTCGTTAACAGac CCGATCCCGGTTTCCATAATTTTCAAGGCCATGGACGTGGCCAGCGACAAAGAGATCTGCGAACTGATCGGCGCCACGGACATTTCCAAGCTGACCCCGACTCTCGAAGAATGtcacagtttaaaaatctACACACAGATGGCGGCCCTGAAGTACGTCGGATCAAAACTGGTGGCCAAGCGTTACGTCACGTCCGCCAGCAAGCTGAAAACCCCCACCGACGAAGCCAGAGATGTCCTAGCCACCACCATCTTGGCACACGTGGCCGTCGAAGACTACAACTTCCGTCTGAAGGCGATCTACCTAGGTGTGATGGTGAGGCGCGTGATGGACGCCCAAGAGGACAACAAATTCCTCGACGACAAGGACTACTACGGCAACAAGAGACTCGAACTGGCTGGCTCGCTCTTGTCCCTCATGTTCGAAGACGTCTTCAAGCGTTTCAACTGGGAGCTGAAGTCGATAGCCGAGAAGACGATACCCAAGATAAGGGCGACGCAATTCGACGTCGTCAAGTACATGAGGTCGGATCTGATCACCAATTGTCTGGTCTACGCCATATCGACGGGAAATTGGACGATCAAGCGGTTCAGGATGGAGAGGCTGGGGGTGACGCAGGTCCTGTCGAGATTGAGTTACATTTCCGCTTTGGGGATGATGACCAGGGTCAATTCGCAATTCGAGAAGACGAGGAAGGTCTCGGGGCCGAGGTCGCTCCAGCCGAGCCAGTGGGGGATGCTGTGTCCGAGTGACACTCCAGAAGGAGAG GCTTGTGGTCTGGTGAAGAACCTGGCCCTGATGACGCACATCACCACCGAAGTGGACGAGTACCCCTTGATCCGCCTTGTCAACAACGCGGGCGTCGTCGACATCAACATGTCTTCGGGTTCGGCCATCCACTCCCCGGACAATTTCCTCGTGATGCTGAACGGCAACATCTTGGGCACCATCCGTGACTACAAGAGATTGCTGCGCACGTTCAGAACCTTCAGACGCTCCGGCTACATCTCCCCTTACGTCTCCATCTACCCTAGTTTTCTTCATCGTTGCGTTTACATCAGTTCCGACGGAGGTCGTCTCTGCAGACCCTACATCATCGTCGAGAAGGGACGGCCTCTGGTGACCCAGCAGCACATCGTCGAGCTGGAGAAGGGGATCAGGAGCTTCGAGGACTTCATCCACGATGGTCTGATCGAGTTCTTGGACGTGAACGAAGAGAACGACAGTTACATAGCTTGCTACGAGAAGGACATCAAACCGAAGATGACGCACATGGAGATCGCCACGTTCACGCTGTTGGGGGTTTGTGCTGGGTTGGTGCCCTATCCGCATCACAACCAGTCGCCCAGGAACACCTACCAGTGTGCCATGGGCAAACAAGCGATGG GAACTATCGGCTACAACCAGAAGAATCGAATGGACACTCTCATGTACAATTTGGTGTACCCGCAAGCCCCCATGGTCAAGACCAAATCCATAGAATTGACCAATTTCGATAAATTACCGGCGGGTCAGAACGCCACCGTCGCTGTCATGAGTTACAGCGGGTTCGACATAGAGGACGCCCTCGTCATCAACAAAGCTTCCATAGATCGAGGCTTCGGAAGGTGTCTCGTTTACAAAAACTCAAAGTGCACGATGAAGCGCTACGCCAACCAGACTTTCGACCGCATCCAGGGCCCCTTGATCGACACCACCACCAATGCCCCCCTGTGGAAACACGGAGTGCTAGATTCCGACGGGATAGTCGCCCCCGGGGAActagtaaaaaacaaacaagttcTGGTGAACAAGTCGGTCCCGTCAGTGTCGACGGTGCCGGGAAGTCAGACCACTTCCGTCGAGTACAAGGACACGCCGATCAGTTACCGGAACAACGAGCCGAGCTACGTGGAGAAGGTGATGGTGAGCACCAACGAAGAGGACACCACGATCATCAAAATCCTGCTGAGGCAGACCAGGCGACCGGAAATCGGAGACAAGTTCAGTTCGAGGCACGGACAGAAGGGCGTGGTGGGGTTGGTGGTGGAGCAGGAGGACATGCCCTTCAACGAGCACGGCATCTGTCCCGACATCATAATGAACCCGCATGGGTTCCCCTCGCGGATGACGGTCGGAAAGTTGATCGAGCTCCTGGCCGGGAAAGCGGGCGTCGTCGAGGGGAAGTTTCACTACGGTACGGCTTTCGGGGGGTCGACCGTCAGCGAAGTCTCGGAGGAGCTGGCCAACCACGGGTTCCGTTACGACGGCAAAGATATTTTCTATTCGGGGTTGACGGGAGAGCCCCTGGAGGCCTACATCTACTCCGGACCTGTCTACTATCAGAAGCTGAAACACATGGTGCAAGACAAGATACATGCGAG AGGGCGCGGGCCTCGCGCTGTCTTGACCAGGCAGCCGACCGAAGGCAGGAGTAGAGACGGAGGGCTCAGGCTCGGTGAGATGGAACGAGATTGTCTCATAGGTTACGGTGCGAG CATGATGTTGGTCGAAAGACTGATGGTCTCCAGCGACCAGTGCGAAGTAGACGTTTGTAACCAATGCGGACGACTAGGTTACTGCGGGTGGTGCAACAGTTGTAAGAGTTCGGCCCAAGTGTCGAGTATCACCATGCCCTACGCTTGTAAACTGCTCCTGACCGAGCTACAGGCGATGAATATCACAGCAAGACTTACGCTTAATCACTATtgtgaatga